A genome region from Chryseobacterium sp. G0186 includes the following:
- a CDS encoding tetratricopeptide repeat protein: MKKPLLLLATISFFSLNMYGQDKKVAEECFKKADYKCAEEQYSVLAEKEQIQKFKSEYYNYLGTSQRRLGKTDLAFKSYEKAFKTDPRSVSVYVNLASLCSQKGDKAKALEYIENGLKLDAENPDFYLIRSKIYDSQGKKEMAMKDLNQILTFAPDNIFAKTGLANLKKNNDELDEALKDYNKLIAEKPESLLYNGRADVYLKMKKTKEALADVSKAISIDPKFSQSFVTKAMILFEMAKPKEACDNLNKAVGLGYEKAMLADYYAKCTKK, encoded by the coding sequence ATGAAAAAACCTTTATTACTTTTAGCAACCATTAGTTTTTTTTCGTTGAATATGTATGGCCAGGATAAAAAAGTGGCCGAAGAATGTTTCAAAAAAGCAGATTATAAATGTGCTGAAGAACAATATTCAGTATTAGCAGAGAAAGAACAGATTCAGAAATTTAAATCCGAATATTACAATTATCTGGGAACCTCCCAAAGAAGACTGGGAAAGACAGACTTAGCTTTTAAGTCTTATGAAAAGGCATTTAAAACCGATCCCAGATCAGTCTCTGTATATGTAAATCTTGCCTCATTGTGTAGCCAGAAAGGAGATAAGGCAAAAGCACTGGAATATATTGAGAATGGACTTAAGCTGGATGCTGAGAATCCTGATTTTTACCTTATTCGTTCAAAGATCTATGACAGTCAGGGGAAAAAAGAAATGGCCATGAAGGATCTTAATCAGATTCTGACCTTTGCGCCGGATAATATTTTTGCCAAAACAGGGCTGGCCAACCTGAAAAAAAATAATGATGAACTTGACGAAGCGTTAAAGGATTACAACAAGCTTATTGCTGAAAAACCTGAATCATTGCTGTATAATGGAAGAGCCGATGTTTACTTAAAAATGAAGAAAACTAAAGAAGCCCTTGCAGATGTTAGCAAAGCCATTTCCATTGATCCTAAATTTTCACAGTCCTTTGTAACCAAGGCAATGATTTTATTTGAAATGGCAAAACCTAAGGAAGCCTGTGACAATCTTAACAAAGCTGTAGGGCTAGGCTATGAAAAGGCTATGCTGGCAGATTACTATGCTAAATGTACAAAGAAATAG
- a CDS encoding twin-arginine translocase TatA/TatE family subunit has translation MELSIGEMALIAIAIVVLFGPDKLPQIARDLGSGIRKMRGAVEDIKTEIMKETDNPVSEIKREIEKVKDAAKDFNPMKDIEKDILTEPSTMATNEPPKPKPADDETYEGPVSR, from the coding sequence ATGGAATTAAGCATTGGAGAAATGGCCCTGATTGCAATAGCAATCGTTGTATTATTCGGTCCGGATAAATTGCCTCAGATTGCGCGTGACCTAGGTTCAGGTATTAGAAAGATGCGTGGTGCAGTGGAAGATATCAAAACTGAGATCATGAAAGAGACGGATAACCCTGTTTCTGAGATTAAGCGTGAAATTGAGAAGGTAAAAGATGCTGCCAAGGATTTCAATCCAATGAAAGACATTGAAAAAGATATTCTTACAGAGCCTTCTACTATGGCGACCAATGAACCTCCAAAACCAAAGCCTGCCGATGATGAAACCTACGAAGGGCCTGTAAGCAGATAA
- a CDS encoding phosphatase PAP2 family protein, whose amino-acid sequence MEEIIQEDKQVFLYLNNLGDPAFDQFWMLISSTWIWVPLYIIFLYFLYKNYQLKSLVFILIFLALGATVSDQLASVFKYGVARLRPCHDPTLEHYMRIVKCGGQFGFYSAHASNTFFLAAFLSILLKNKLKWFPYAIFVWAIVVSYSRIYLGVHFPIDILVGAFVGSLLGVIFGALAKKVINKQNITS is encoded by the coding sequence ATGGAGGAAATTATTCAGGAAGACAAACAGGTATTTTTATACCTTAATAATCTGGGAGACCCTGCCTTTGATCAGTTTTGGATGTTGATATCCAGTACATGGATCTGGGTGCCTCTTTATATTATATTCCTTTATTTTTTATACAAAAACTATCAACTAAAATCCTTAGTTTTTATTCTTATATTTTTAGCACTTGGAGCAACGGTTTCAGATCAGCTGGCAAGTGTTTTCAAATACGGGGTAGCAAGGTTGAGACCCTGCCATGACCCTACACTGGAGCATTATATGAGAATTGTGAAATGTGGCGGGCAATTTGGATTCTATTCTGCTCATGCTTCCAATACATTCTTTTTAGCCGCTTTTTTAAGTATCTTATTAAAAAACAAGCTAAAATGGTTTCCATATGCTATATTTGTGTGGGCTATAGTGGTTTCCTACAGCCGAATATATTTAGGGGTGCATTTTCCAATTGATATTTTGGTGGGGGCGTTTGTTGGATCTTTATTGGGAGTGATATTTGGTGCACTCGCCAAAAAAGTGATCAACAAACAAAATATAACTTCATGA
- a CDS encoding 23S rRNA (pseudouridine(1915)-N(3))-methyltransferase RlmH, translating to MRISLLCIGKTDDKEITSLINYYLNRLPKHWNFEIIEIPDVKNAKNLSSDLLKKEEAKLFLNHIDKNDLVVILDEKGKQFTSREFSQKIDTWMNSSVKKVHILIGGAYGFSEEMYGRANEKMSLSKMTFTHQMIRLFIVEQLYRADQILQGKPYHND from the coding sequence ATGCGAATCAGTTTACTTTGTATCGGAAAAACAGACGATAAGGAAATTACTTCCTTAATTAATTACTATCTCAACCGTCTTCCTAAACACTGGAATTTTGAAATTATCGAAATTCCTGATGTAAAAAATGCAAAAAATCTGTCTTCAGATCTGCTTAAAAAGGAAGAAGCCAAATTATTTTTAAACCACATTGATAAAAATGACCTGGTGGTGATTCTTGATGAAAAAGGAAAACAGTTTACCAGCCGTGAATTCTCCCAGAAAATAGATACCTGGATGAACTCCTCCGTGAAAAAAGTACACATACTGATTGGGGGGGCCTACGGTTTTTCAGAAGAGATGTATGGCAGAGCCAATGAAAAAATGTCATTATCTAAAATGACATTTACTCATCAGATGATCAGACTATTCATTGTGGAACAGCTTTACCGCGCAGATCAAATCCTACAGGGGAAACCCTATCACAATGATTAA
- a CDS encoding tRNA (cytidine(34)-2'-O)-methyltransferase, whose amino-acid sequence MLNIVLVEPEIPNNTGNIGRLCVGTQSRLHLIHPFGFVINDKNLKRSGLDYWVHLDVSEYANVEEWVKTIPDPSRVFLMSSHAEKSYLENDFQEGDWLVFGKESVGLSKEVLDQFENHLTIPMSKLIRSFNIANSVAFVVGEAKRQIGLKI is encoded by the coding sequence ATGTTAAATATCGTTCTTGTAGAGCCCGAAATACCTAATAATACAGGGAATATTGGGCGTTTATGTGTGGGGACACAGTCTAGGCTGCACTTAATTCATCCCTTTGGATTTGTCATTAATGATAAAAATCTGAAACGCTCCGGATTGGATTATTGGGTGCATCTTGATGTTTCTGAATATGCCAATGTAGAGGAGTGGGTGAAAACTATTCCCGATCCGTCACGTGTTTTCCTGATGAGTTCACATGCAGAAAAATCATATCTGGAAAATGATTTTCAGGAGGGTGATTGGCTTGTTTTCGGAAAGGAAAGTGTTGGATTGAGTAAGGAAGTTCTGGATCAATTTGAAAACCACCTAACAATCCCAATGTCAAAGCTAATCCGAAGCTTTAATATTGCTAATTCTGTGGCTTTTGTTGTAGGAGAAGCGAAAAGACAAATCGGTTTAAAGATATAA